The following are encoded together in the Oncorhynchus clarkii lewisi isolate Uvic-CL-2024 chromosome 25, UVic_Ocla_1.0, whole genome shotgun sequence genome:
- the LOC139384122 gene encoding visual pigment-like receptor peropsin yields MESGVNTTGEVIPYGGKSAFSQLEHNIVAAYLITAGVISLASNIVVLVMFVKFKELRNATNAIIINLAFTDIGVAGIGYPMSAASDLHGSWKFGYTGCQIYAALNIFFGMASIGLLTVVAIDRYLTICRPDIGQKMTTRSYTLLILAAWLNAVFWSSMPVVGWAGYAPDPTGATCTINWRNNDAGFVSYTMAVIAVNFLIPLSMMFYCYYSVSVTMKRYKASNRLDSINMDWSDQMDVTKMSIVMIVMFLVAWSPYSIVCLWASFGDPRKIPAPMAIIGPLFAKSSTFYNPCIYVIANKKFRRAITGMLRCQTRQRITINNQVPMTISQLPLTQ; encoded by the exons ATGGAGTCTGGAGTCAACACCACAGGGGAGGTCATTCCCTACGGAGGAAAAAGTGCCTTTTCACAATTGGAGCACAACATAGTGGCGGCATACCTTATCACTGCAG GTGTCATCAGTTTGGCCAGCAACATTGTGGTACTGGTGATGTTTGTCAAGTTCAAGGAGCTGCGAAATGCCACCAATGCCATCATCATCAACCTGGCCTTCACTGACATTGGAGTGGCTGGCATTGGCTATCCCATGTCTGCTGCCTCTGACCTCCACGGGAGCTGGAAGTTTGGCTACACTGGATGTCAG ATCTATGCAGCTCTGAACATCTTCTTTGGGATGGCCAGTATTGGACTGCTGACAGTGGTGGCCATTGACCGCTACCTAACCATCTGTAGACCTGACATAG GGCAGAAGATGACCACCCGTTCATACACACTCCTCATTCTGGCTGCATGGCTCAACGCAGTTTTTTGGTCGTCCATGCCCGTGGTGGGTTGGGCCGGCTATGCCCCTGACCCAACTGGTGCCACGTGCACCATCAACTGGAGAAATAATGATGC GGGCTTTGTCTCCTACACCATGGCAGTAATCGCTGTGAACTTCCTCATCCCTTTGTCAATGATgttctactgctactacagtgTGTCTGTCACCATGAAGAGATACAAAGCCAGCAACCGCTTGGACAGCATTAACATGGACTGGTCAGACCAGATGGATGTGACTAAG ATGTCGATAGTGATGATTGTCATGTTCCTGGTGGCGTGGTCGCCGTACTCCATAGTGTGCCTATGGGCGTCCTTTGGGGACCCCAGAAAGATTCCTGCCCCCATGGCTATCATCGGTCCTCTCTTTGCCAAGTCCTCCACCTTCTACAACCCCTGCATCTACGTTATTGCCAACAAAAA GTTCAGAAGAGCGATCACAGGAATGCTCCGATGTCAAACCCGACAACGGATCACCATCAACAACCAGGTTCCCATGACGATTTCCCAGCTCCCTTTGACCCAATGA
- the LOC139383920 gene encoding uncharacterized protein codes for MASKELIKATSSLTKASQCREDTAILTQAHANWENYLTPAPMSIAFLGELVFISSNQDFSIRDGNPEGGFKFIKYPDSFRACLMQVCNSGWRAFNQAHKSMDQIFLHTQNVPTYIKRTVQILLQNDDVLVKSLLPDALDSIANISTSCVELAKSVESKFLDVTELITELLETCTCAKQKYGSHLKEVREMLEDEKSKKTMLQEENRQAEEEYKKYGKILEEANKNFQKAIDSMPSGWDVIGMNFVEGFTNCVNSLIVGATNATIAADSSDTHTKYDTSGSPKDMFATNNIVSKSSMLLAIAQSLVGLIQKDQIEWSKFLDEKTGQLIVDWLKTQIEDVQSNIKDVDQCPVKPQAEKICEQGITICSDLSALAPEGKHDDEAKNKELIQRIRKLMTSAQKFDSSGKKYTKTSAFSVNPPGMSKARSASSGSASQTATENAHFRIEQIKAQLALASEMYEKSLEKMEEKKIRLAETLNKMRQLHVEEIDFDTTIRILAEGLNAMGELQEKWQKMVQFFQMVSNIIDTCLKTSLQDFVKTARNPHLKYDSSMFLKDMIYQQAFQASNIAHLVNMISGTYTEVSSKYLMDRVGSLGRLMALDPKDPRFKAERQIFAASCDDAEHEIKALVLKNKELHKARTKARLEKIEYELNAVLPPPSEKETNKLREIVASGFQDNPEDIDQFE; via the coding sequence ATGGCATCCAAGGAGCTCATCAAAGCTACAAGTAGCTTAACCAAGGCATCTCAATGCAGAGAGGACACTGCAATCCTTACTCAAGCTCATGCTAACTGGGAGAACTACTTGACTCCAGCCCCAATGTCAATAGCCTTCCTGGGTGAGCTAGTCTTCATCTCCTCCAACCAAGACTTCTCTATCAGGGATGGAAATCCAGAAGGCGGATTCAAGTTCATCAAATATCCTGATTCATTCCGTGCCTGTCTCATGCAGGTGTGCAATTCAGGTTGGCGAGCCTTTAACCAAGCCCACAAGAGCATGGACCAGATTTTCTTACACACACAAAATGTGCCAACATACATCAAGAGAACTGTACAGATACTTCTCCAGAATGATGATGTACTTGTTAAAAGCCTTCTCCCTGATGCATTAGATAGCATTGCCAACATATCAACCAGCTGTGTAGAACTGGCCAAATCTGTTGAAAGTAAGTTCCTTGATGTCACTGAATTGATTACAGAGCTTCTAGAGACCTGCACATGCGCCAAACAGAAATATGGCAGTCACCTGAAAGAGGTTAGGGAGATGCTGGAGGATGAAAAATCCAAGAAAACCATGCTACAGGAGGAAAATAGACAAGCTGAAGAGGAATATAAGAAATATGGCAAGATACTTGAAGAGGCTAATAAAAACTTCCAAAAGGCTATCGACTCCATGCCGTCAGGATGGGACGTCATCGGAATGAACTTTGTAGAGGGATTCACCAATTGTGTTAACTCTTTAATTGTAGGAGCAACAAATGCCACAATTGCAGCGGACAGTAGTGATACACATACAAAATATGATACATCAGGAAGTCCAAAAGACATGTTTGCAACAAACAATATAGTTAGCAAGTCTTCTATGCTTCTTGCTATTGCCCAATCCTTAGTTGGCCTTATTCAAAAGGATCAAATCGAATGGTCAAAGTTTTTAGATGAAAAGACAGGACAGTTGATTGTTGATTGGTTGAAGACACAAATCGAAGATGTGCAGTCAAACATAAAAGATGTAGACCAATGTCCCGTAAAACCTCAGGCAGAGAAAATTTGTGAACAGGGCATTACCATCTGCTCTGACCTAAGTGCATTGGCTCCTGAGGGCAAGCATGACGATGAGGCCAAGAACAAAGAACTGATCCAGAGAATCAGGAAGCTAATGACCTCTGCACAGAAGTTTGATTCCTCAggaaaaaaatacacaaaaacatCTGCCTTTTCTGTTAATCCGCCCGGAATGAGCAAAGCACGAAGCGCAAGCTCAGGATCTGCAAGTCAGACTGCGACAGAAAATGCCCACTTCCGCATAGAGCAGATAAAAGCCCAGCTTGCACTAGCCAGCGAGATGTATGAAAAATCCCTGGAAAAAATGGAGGAAAAGAAAATAAGGCTAGCCGAAACCCTCAACAAAATGAGACAACTTCATGTAGAGGAAATTGACTTTGACACCACCATCAGGATTCTGGCTGAAGGTCTAAATGCAATGGGAGAGCTGCAGGAGAAATGGCAAAAGATGGTGCAATTCTTCCAGATGGTGTCAAACATCATTGACACCTGTCTGAAGACATCCCTGCAGGATTTTGTCAAAACAGCCAGGAATCCACACCTGAAATATGACTCAAGTATGTTCTTGAAGGATATGATATACCAACAGGCATTTCAAGCTTCCAACATTGCACACCTGGTGAATATGATCTCTGGAACCTACACTGAGGTCTCCAGCAAGTACTTGATGGACAGAGTTGGCAGCCTAGGAAGACTCATGGCTTTGGATCCCAAAGACCCACGTTTCAAAGCTGAACGGCAAATATTCGCTGCATCTTGTGATGACGCCGAACATGAAATCAAAGCTCTTGTCCTGAAGAACAAGGAACTTCACAAGGCAAGGACCAAAGCAAGACTTGAGAAAATTGAATATGAGCTAAATGCAGTATTACCCCCACCATCTGAAAAGGAAACAAATAAACTGCGAGAGATAGTGGCCTCTGGATTCCAGGACAACCCAGAGGATATTGATCAGTTTGAATGA